In a genomic window of Urocitellus parryii isolate mUroPar1 chromosome 11, mUroPar1.hap1, whole genome shotgun sequence:
- the Or10j5 gene encoding olfactory receptor 10J5, translating into MQRKNLTEVTEFIFLGFSGFGKHQTTLFVVFLTVYIFTLAGNIIIVTITCVDRHLHTPMYFFLSTLASSETVYTLVIVPRMLSSLVFYNQPISLPGCATQMFFFVTLAINNCFLLTAMGYDRYVAICAPLRYTVIMCKRMCAGLVCGSFGTGLMMATLQVTAMFNLPFCGTVVDHFFCDIHPVMKLSCVDTTINEIINYGVSSFVILVPIGLITISYILIIYSILKIATAEGRKKAFATCASHLTVVIVHYGCASIAYLKPKSESSVEKDLLLSVTYTIITPLLNPVVYSLRNKEVKDALRRAVGRSVS; encoded by the coding sequence ATGCAGAGAAAGAACCTCACGGAAGTGACAGAATTCATCTTCTTGGGATTCTCTGGCTTCGGAAAACATCAAACCACCCTCTTTGTGGTCTTCCTAACCGTCTACATTTTCACTCTGGCTGGAAACATCATCATTGTGACCATCACCTGTGTTGACCGTCACCtccacactcccatgtacttcttcctgagCACGCTGGCCAGTTCAGAGACGGTGTACACACTGGTCATTGTCCCGCGAATGCTTTCCAGTCTGGTGTTTTATAACCAGCCCATCTCCTTACCAGGTTGTGCGACTCAAATGTTCTTTTTCGTCACCTTGGCCATTAATAATTGCTTCCTTCTCACAGCGATGGGCTACGACCGCTACGTGGCCATCTGTGCGCCCCTGAGGTACACGGTCATCATGTGCAAAAGAATGTGCGCCGGTTTGGTATGTGGGTCCTTTGGCACTGGCCTGATGATGGCGACTCTCCAGGTGACAGCCATGTTTAATCTGCCCTTCTGTGGCACAGTGGTGGACCATTTCTTCTGTGACATTCACCCAGTCATGAAACTTTCTTGCGTGGATACCACTATCAACGAGATCATTAATTATGGCGTGAGTTCATTTGTGATTCTTGTGCCCATAGGCCTCATAACCATCTCCTATATCCTGATCATCTATTCCATTCTTAAAATCGCCACTGCTGAAGGTCGGAAGAAGGCCTTTGCCACCTGCGCCTCCCACCTGACCGTGGTCATCGTCCATTACGGCTGTGCCTCCATCGCCTACCTCAAGCCCAAGTCGGAGAGTTCTGTAGAGAAAGACCTTCTTCTCTCTGTGACCTATACCATAATCACTCCCCTGCTGAACCCTGTTGTGtacagtctgaggaacaaggaggtCAAGGATGCCCTGCGCAGAGCTGTGGGCAGAAGCGTTTCTTAA